A section of the Desulfobacteraceae bacterium genome encodes:
- a CDS encoding ABC transporter ATP-binding protein — translation MGQDVEIANVSMRFGDVDAVRDIRVHIQAGEFFSFLGPSGCGKTTLLRLISGFMEPSAGEIRIDGRNMRGIGPNRRPTAMIFQNLALFPLMSVAQNIGFGLEVRGVGRAEREKKVAALLELVDLPGAGDSPVSALSGGQKQRVAIARALAVAPAVLLLDEPLSALDLKLRKHMRLALREIQRRTAVTFVYITHDQGEAFTMSDRVGVMSVGRLEQVDAPEKIYNAPRSAFVASFVGEANRLCGTVAGVENGAASIDTPSGRIIGQNPAGLGHGAKSTAFVRPEAIFVADQTPDGANTLECTVIGRSFEGAYTTIRLKTRGGETLTMRCNNDGQGWAATAGGNIRIGFKPENALLFPSGECADG, via the coding sequence ATGGGGCAGGATGTAGAGATTGCCAACGTGAGCATGCGCTTCGGCGATGTGGATGCCGTCCGTGACATCCGCGTCCACATCCAGGCCGGGGAGTTCTTCAGTTTCCTCGGGCCTTCGGGGTGCGGCAAAACCACGCTCCTGCGCCTCATCTCGGGCTTCATGGAGCCGTCTGCGGGCGAGATCCGGATCGACGGCCGCAACATGCGGGGCATCGGCCCCAACAGGCGTCCCACCGCCATGATCTTTCAGAACCTCGCGCTTTTCCCGCTCATGAGCGTGGCCCAAAATATCGGCTTCGGTCTCGAAGTCCGGGGGGTTGGGCGAGCCGAAAGAGAAAAGAAGGTGGCGGCCCTGCTGGAGCTGGTCGACCTCCCCGGCGCGGGGGACAGCCCGGTGAGCGCTCTCTCCGGCGGGCAGAAGCAGCGGGTCGCCATCGCACGGGCGCTGGCCGTGGCGCCGGCCGTCCTTCTCCTGGACGAACCGCTCTCGGCCCTGGACCTGAAGCTGCGCAAGCATATGCGTCTGGCCCTGCGGGAGATTCAGCGGCGAACCGCCGTGACCTTTGTCTATATCACCCACGACCAGGGCGAGGCTTTCACCATGTCGGACCGCGTGGGGGTGATGTCGGTGGGGCGGCTGGAGCAGGTGGACGCGCCGGAAAAGATCTACAACGCCCCCCGCAGCGCCTTCGTGGCGTCGTTTGTCGGTGAGGCCAACCGGCTGTGCGGCACCGTCGCGGGGGTTGAAAACGGCGCAGCCTCGATCGACACCCCTTCGGGCCGGATCATCGGGCAAAACCCCGCCGGCCTCGGCCACGGGGCGAAGAGCACCGCCTTCGTGCGCCCCGAGGCCATTTTCGTCGCGGACCAGACGCCCGACGGCGCCAACACCCTGGAGTGCACCGTCATCGGCCGCAGCTTCGAAGGTGCGTATACCACCATTCGCCTGAAAACCCGCGGCGGCGAGACCCTGACCATGCGCTGCAACAACGACGGCCAGGGGTGGGCCGCGACCGCCGGCGGAAATATCCGCATCGGCTTCAAACCGGAAAACGCCCTGCTCTTCCCGTCCGGAGAGTGCGCCGATGGTTAG